From a region of the uncultured Draconibacterium sp. genome:
- a CDS encoding UpxY family transcription antiterminator has product MTNKIINKEGHRSFVKRAWHVFYLRSRNERIATQILASHGYEVFCPSIPKTKLWKNRQRKKIWDPLFPNYLFVFTYHHEIYTIRRISQVVNFVSFAGKPSTITEKEVDGIRKMLEMGNVITVENQFSGGEHVRIVSGPLKGHEGILVKRRNKSRFGIHLKAISHSVFIDICQSDLEKL; this is encoded by the coding sequence ATGACAAACAAAATTATTAATAAGGAAGGACATCGTTCTTTTGTGAAAAGAGCCTGGCATGTTTTTTATCTTCGCTCACGCAATGAAAGAATTGCGACACAGATACTCGCTAGTCATGGATATGAAGTTTTCTGTCCTTCAATTCCCAAAACAAAACTGTGGAAAAACAGACAACGAAAAAAGATCTGGGACCCACTATTCCCCAATTATTTATTTGTATTTACTTATCACCATGAAATATATACCATTCGAAGAATATCTCAGGTGGTAAACTTCGTTTCTTTTGCCGGTAAACCATCCACAATAACAGAAAAGGAGGTAGATGGAATACGGAAAATGCTGGAAATGGGGAATGTGATTACAGTAGAAAATCAATTCTCCGGTGGAGAACATGTACGTATTGTTTCCGGTCCGTTAAAAGGACATGAAGGAATTCTGGTAAAACGACGTAATAAAAGCCGGTTTGGTATTCACCTGAAAGCGATCAGTCACTCCGTATTTATCGACATATGCCAGTCAGATCTTGAAAAACTTTGA
- a CDS encoding TetR/AcrR family transcriptional regulator, which produces MTTKERITEEAFKLFLNNNYEKVSISDIEAAVGKTRGAIFYFFKNKEEIFNEVIETYMIKTQDPSVKFEFDDNTSLEQFIKLYISGINTTMSKMLSISVVNIYKQYFSLYLQASKIYPNFSEIMTRNSIEEINLWEKVISGAIKNKEIKAVDTKHYATLFRSCFLGLAFDRCLLYGLNTEELFTLYQTIYQQIKLKS; this is translated from the coding sequence ATGACAACTAAAGAACGAATCACTGAAGAGGCTTTTAAATTATTTCTGAATAACAATTATGAAAAAGTAAGTATTTCCGACATAGAGGCAGCGGTTGGTAAAACAAGAGGGGCAATATTCTATTTTTTTAAGAATAAAGAAGAAATATTTAACGAGGTGATAGAGACCTACATGATCAAAACACAAGATCCTTCGGTGAAATTCGAATTCGACGACAACACCTCTCTTGAGCAGTTTATAAAGTTATATATCAGCGGAATAAACACTACCATGTCCAAAATGTTATCCATCTCTGTTGTCAATATTTACAAGCAGTATTTTTCCCTATACCTCCAGGCGTCTAAAATTTATCCCAACTTTTCCGAGATCATGACACGTAACTCAATTGAGGAGATAAACCTGTGGGAAAAAGTGATATCCGGGGCAATAAAGAATAAAGAAATAAAAGCTGTAGATACCAAGCATTATGCAACACTTTTTCGAAGTTGTTTTCTGGGGCTTGCATTCGACAGATGCCTTTTGTACGGGCTAAATACAGAGGAATTGTTCACACTTTATCAAACCATTTACCAGCAAATAAAATTAAAATCCTAA
- a CDS encoding beta-ketoacyl-ACP synthase III, translating into MNKNVYISSISKFLPNSPVENEDMEQYLGLINSKPSRVRRIVLKQNGIKSRYYALDKKQKITHTNAELAFRSIQKLFPDEKIPEDIDVLACATGNPDQLLPSHASMVHGLMKNKPMELYSASGVCLTCLQAFKTAYLSVLSGVSSKAICSTSELASPTLLSKNYEEEYEHCSQVGKDPYMAFEKDFLRFMLSDGASSVLLSDKKSENGISFKVEWVEMTSYANELPTCMFMGAELREDGELTSWKEFESRELINRSVLTVKQDIRLLKPNIIRYWVDHLEYCLEKYDLNPADVDYVIPHVSSMFFYGKLAEGIEARGLDLGTNKWFTNLTEIGNIASASIFAALDDLCKTEMLKVDDKVLLLVPESGRFSYGTVLLTVK; encoded by the coding sequence ATGAATAAAAATGTTTACATCTCATCCATCAGCAAATTTTTGCCCAATTCACCCGTCGAAAACGAAGATATGGAACAATATCTTGGTTTGATCAATTCAAAACCGTCAAGAGTAAGGCGTATAGTATTAAAACAAAACGGAATAAAATCCAGGTACTATGCTTTGGATAAAAAGCAAAAAATTACCCATACCAATGCAGAGCTGGCATTCCGTTCCATACAGAAATTATTCCCGGATGAAAAAATTCCGGAAGATATTGATGTATTGGCATGTGCCACAGGTAATCCTGATCAGTTATTGCCTTCCCATGCATCAATGGTTCACGGACTAATGAAAAACAAACCTATGGAACTGTATTCCGCTTCGGGAGTATGCCTTACCTGCTTGCAAGCTTTTAAGACGGCTTACCTATCTGTTTTGTCCGGTGTTTCATCAAAAGCAATTTGTTCTACTTCAGAACTCGCCTCTCCTACGCTTCTATCAAAAAACTACGAAGAAGAGTATGAGCATTGCTCGCAAGTGGGAAAAGATCCATATATGGCTTTTGAGAAGGATTTTCTGCGCTTTATGCTGAGTGATGGCGCCAGCTCGGTATTACTCTCTGATAAAAAGAGCGAGAATGGAATCTCATTTAAAGTTGAATGGGTGGAAATGACCTCATATGCCAATGAGCTGCCCACCTGCATGTTTATGGGAGCTGAACTTCGTGAAGATGGTGAACTCACCAGCTGGAAAGAATTTGAAAGCCGGGAGCTTATCAACCGTTCAGTACTAACCGTCAAGCAGGATATTCGTTTGCTAAAACCAAACATTATCCGTTATTGGGTTGACCACCTGGAATATTGTCTTGAAAAGTACGATCTAAATCCAGCAGATGTTGACTATGTGATCCCTCATGTCTCATCTATGTTCTTTTACGGAAAGCTTGCTGAGGGGATCGAAGCAAGAGGTTTAGACCTTGGGACGAACAAGTGGTTCACCAATCTTACTGAAATTGGAAATATAGCTTCTGCTTCAATTTTTGCTGCGCTGGATGATTTATGCAAAACAGAGATGTTAAAAGTAGATGATAAGGTTTTACTACTAGTACCTGAAAGTGGACGTTTTTCTTATGGAACGGTTTTATTGACCGTAAAATAA